A single genomic interval of Coregonus clupeaformis isolate EN_2021a chromosome 36, ASM2061545v1, whole genome shotgun sequence harbors:
- the LOC121552469 gene encoding alpha-1,6-mannosyl-glycoprotein 2-beta-N-acetylglucosaminyltransferase, whose translation MRFRIYKRKVVILTLVVVVCGLAFWTSGKQKKSSGVVVPKEAEGARRSSSSQVHPQPQATPAVSRIPIVPPIAPVAPANETQLENQPEKHLEKEKAVKPDVDNTTLVYRGIVFQLNFDQTVRHEERFRAVRKKDDLVVVVQVHNRPDYLRLLVESLRKARGVESILLIFSHDFWSPEINEVVASVDFCQVLQIFFPFSIQLYPQEFPGLDPKDCPRDIPKMDALKLGCINAEYPDSFGHYREAKFSQTKHHWWWKLHFVWDRVRALKDHRGLVLLIEEDHFLSPDFLHLLKLMSILKRENCPDCDILSLGSYGHISYASKSNKVEVKAWKSTEHNMGMALSRETYQKLLQCTDAFCTYDDYNWDWSLQHLTVTCLPSYWKVMVSEAPRVFHAGDCGMHHKKSVCMPSSQKTKIENILLSSSNQLFPKNLLITKRLPANGAGGVAPHVKNGGWGDIRDHELCKSYLRLQ comes from the exons ATGAGATTCCGAATCTACAAGAGGAAG GTGGTGATACTGacgctggtggtggtggtgtgtggccTAGCCTTCTGGACCAGTGGGAAGCAGAAGAAGAGCAGTGGAGTGGTGGTCCCCAAAGAGGCTGAGGGGGCAAGGAGAAGCAGTAGTAGCCAGGTGCATCCACAGCCGCAGGCCACACCTGCAGTCAGTCGGATACCCATCGTTCCACCAATCGCACCTGTAGCACCTGCCAACGAGACGCAACTGGAGAACCAACCCGAAAAACACCTGGAGAAGGAGAAAGCGGTCAAACCGGATGTGGACAACACTACCCTCGTCTACCGTGGCATCGTGTTCCAGCTCAACTTTGACCAGACGGTGAGGCACGAAGAGAGGTTCAGGGCAGTGAGGAAGAAGGACGATCTGGTGGTGGTGGTCCAGGTGCACAACAGACCTGACTACCTGAGGCTGCTGGTGGAGAGTCTGAGGAAGGCCCGCGGCGTGGAGAGCATCCTGCTCATCTTCAGCCACGACTTCTGGTCCCCCGAGATCAACGAAGTGGTGGCCTCGGTCGACTTCTGCCAGGTCCTCCAGATCTTCTTCCCCTTCAGCATCCAGCTGTACCCCCAGGAGTTCCCGGGCCTCGACCCCAAGGACTGTCCCAGAGACATTCCCAAGATGGACGCCTTAAAGCTGGGCTGCATCAACGCAGAGTACCCCGACTCATTCGGCCACTACCGCGAGGCCAAGTTCTCCCAGACCAAGCACCACTGGTGGTGGAAGCTGCATTTTGTGTGGGACAGGGTCCGGGCGCTGAAGGACCACCGGGGCCTGGTGCTTCTTATCGAGGAGGACCACTTCCTCTCCCCGgacttcctccacctcctcaagCTGATGTCGATCCTGAAGAGGGAGAATTGCCCAGACTGTGACATCCTGTCTCTGGGGAGCTATGGCCACATCAGCTACGCCAGCAAATCCAACAAGGTGGAGGTGAAAGCCTGGAAGTCCACCGAGCACAACATGGGCATGGCTCTGAGCAGGGAGACCTACCAGAAGCTCCTCCAATGCACTGACGCCTTCTGCACCTATGACGACTACAACTGGGATTGGTCCTTGCAGCACCTGACCGTGACCTGTCTGCCATCCTACTGGAAGGTCATGGTGAGCGAGGCGCCCCGGGTCTTCCACGCCGGGGACTGCGGAATGCACCACAAAAAGTCTGTGTGCATGCCATCTAGCCAAAAGACCAAGATAGAGAACATCCTTCTGAGCAGCAGCAATCAGCTGTTCCCCAAGAACTTGCTGATTACTAAGAGACTGCCGGCTAACGGGGCAGGGGGGGTGGCGCCCCATGTGAAGAACGGGGGCTGGGGGGACATTAGGGACCATGAACTCTGCAAGAGCTACCTTCGATTACAGTGA